Proteins co-encoded in one Apus apus isolate bApuApu2 chromosome 22, bApuApu2.pri.cur, whole genome shotgun sequence genomic window:
- the TLCD5 gene encoding TLC domain-containing protein 5 isoform X3, whose protein sequence is MLFPLPLRVACSLLVWLSLYAWFCRRYRHRNYEWSCRLVTLTHGILATCLSAYIGFIDGPWPLSHPGSPNTTLQVHVLCLSLGYFLFDLCWCVYFQAEGALMLAHHLVSIVGITASLALGESAAEVNAVIFGSEITNPLLQARWFLKEMGCYHSFTGDLVDFFFVVLFTGVRIGVGAWLMYCELASPKPRWYIKLGGVIMYAVSWVFMVSICRFARRKSMKKYHAWRSRRSEELFLKTNGHLKSH, encoded by the exons ATGCTGTTCCCCCTGCCCCTGCGAGTCGCCTGCAGCCTGCTGGTCTGGCTCTCTCTCTACGCTTGGTTCTGCCGTCGCTACAGGCACCGGAATTACGagtggagctgcaggctggTCACACTGACCCATGGCATCCTTGCTACCTGTCTTTCTGCTTACATTGGCTTTATTGATGGCCCCTGGCCTCTGAGTCACCCAG GATCACCAAACACAACTCTTCAGGTACACGTGCTGTGCCTTAGCTTGGGCTACTTCCTCTTCGACCTTTGCTGGTGTGTGTACTTCCAGGCAGAGGGTGCCCTGATGCTGGCCCACCATCTGGTGAGCATCGTGGGCATCACAGCCTCGCTGGCCCTGGGGGAGTCAGCTGCAGAGGTCAATGCTGTCATCTTTGGGAGTGAGATCACCAACCCGCTGCTGCAGGCCCGCTGGTTCCTGAAGGAGATGGGGTGTTACCACAGCTTCACGGGCGACCTGGTGGATTTCTTCTTTGTGGTCCTCTTCACTGGGGTGAGGATTGGAGTGGGGGCCTGGCTGATGTACTGTGAGCTTGCTTCTCCCAAGCCCAGGTGGTACATTAAGCTGGGGGGTGTCATCATGTACGCAGTCTCCTGGGTCTTCATGGTCAGCATCTGTCGCTTCGCCCGGAGGAAGAGCATGAAGAAGTACCATGCTTGGAGGAGTCGAAGGAGTGAGGAGTTATTCTTGAAAACTAATGGACACCTGAAAAGCCACTGA
- the TLCD5 gene encoding TLC domain-containing protein 5 isoform X2, translated as MKGLVGSWCYRGVGGKRCSWGGCEDGSRGSGGELQPGGLAAPLRLLLPLQPAPFLRVELPLGHPAAWAGCHLPLGLHRTPGWPLAPDPCRMLFPLPLRVACSLLVWLSLYAWFCRRYRHRNYEWSCRLVTLTHGILATCLSAYIGFIDGPWPLSHPGSPNTTLQVHVLCLSLGYFLFDLCWCVYFQAEGALMLAHHLVSIVGITASLALGESAAEVNAVIFGSEITNPLLQARWFLKEMGCYHSFTGDLVDFFFVVLFTGVRIGVGAWLMYCELASPKPRWYIKLGGVIMYAVSWVFMVSICRFARRKSMKKYHAWRSRRSEELFLKTNGHLKSH; from the exons ATGAAGGGACTTGTGGGGAGCTGGTGCTACCGGGGCGTTGGTGGGAAGCGGTGCTCGTGGGGAGGGTGCGAG GATGGTTCCCGTGGCTCTGGAGGtgagctgcagcctggtggCCTGGCTGCTCCTCTACGCCTGCTTCTGCCGCTGCAACCAGCACCGTTCCTGCGAGTGGAGCTGCCGCTTGGTCACCCTGCTGCATGGGCTGGTTGTCACCTGCCTCTCGGGTTACACCGCACTCCTGGATGGCCCCTGGCCCCTGACCCATGCAG GATGCTGTTCCCCCTGCCCCTGCGAGTCGCCTGCAGCCTGCTGGTCTGGCTCTCTCTCTACGCTTGGTTCTGCCGTCGCTACAGGCACCGGAATTACGagtggagctgcaggctggTCACACTGACCCATGGCATCCTTGCTACCTGTCTTTCTGCTTACATTGGCTTTATTGATGGCCCCTGGCCTCTGAGTCACCCAG GATCACCAAACACAACTCTTCAGGTACACGTGCTGTGCCTTAGCTTGGGCTACTTCCTCTTCGACCTTTGCTGGTGTGTGTACTTCCAGGCAGAGGGTGCCCTGATGCTGGCCCACCATCTGGTGAGCATCGTGGGCATCACAGCCTCGCTGGCCCTGGGGGAGTCAGCTGCAGAGGTCAATGCTGTCATCTTTGGGAGTGAGATCACCAACCCGCTGCTGCAGGCCCGCTGGTTCCTGAAGGAGATGGGGTGTTACCACAGCTTCACGGGCGACCTGGTGGATTTCTTCTTTGTGGTCCTCTTCACTGGGGTGAGGATTGGAGTGGGGGCCTGGCTGATGTACTGTGAGCTTGCTTCTCCCAAGCCCAGGTGGTACATTAAGCTGGGGGGTGTCATCATGTACGCAGTCTCCTGGGTCTTCATGGTCAGCATCTGTCGCTTCGCCCGGAGGAAGAGCATGAAGAAGTACCATGCTTGGAGGAGTCGAAGGAGTGAGGAGTTATTCTTGAAAACTAATGGACACCTGAAAAGCCACTGA
- the TLCD5 gene encoding TLC domain-containing protein 5 isoform X1 encodes MKGLVGSWCYRGVGGKRCSWGGCEQDGSRGSGGELQPGGLAAPLRLLLPLQPAPFLRVELPLGHPAAWAGCHLPLGLHRTPGWPLAPDPCRMLFPLPLRVACSLLVWLSLYAWFCRRYRHRNYEWSCRLVTLTHGILATCLSAYIGFIDGPWPLSHPGSPNTTLQVHVLCLSLGYFLFDLCWCVYFQAEGALMLAHHLVSIVGITASLALGESAAEVNAVIFGSEITNPLLQARWFLKEMGCYHSFTGDLVDFFFVVLFTGVRIGVGAWLMYCELASPKPRWYIKLGGVIMYAVSWVFMVSICRFARRKSMKKYHAWRSRRSEELFLKTNGHLKSH; translated from the exons ATGAAGGGACTTGTGGGGAGCTGGTGCTACCGGGGCGTTGGTGGGAAGCGGTGCTCGTGGGGAGGGTGCGAG CAGGATGGTTCCCGTGGCTCTGGAGGtgagctgcagcctggtggCCTGGCTGCTCCTCTACGCCTGCTTCTGCCGCTGCAACCAGCACCGTTCCTGCGAGTGGAGCTGCCGCTTGGTCACCCTGCTGCATGGGCTGGTTGTCACCTGCCTCTCGGGTTACACCGCACTCCTGGATGGCCCCTGGCCCCTGACCCATGCAG GATGCTGTTCCCCCTGCCCCTGCGAGTCGCCTGCAGCCTGCTGGTCTGGCTCTCTCTCTACGCTTGGTTCTGCCGTCGCTACAGGCACCGGAATTACGagtggagctgcaggctggTCACACTGACCCATGGCATCCTTGCTACCTGTCTTTCTGCTTACATTGGCTTTATTGATGGCCCCTGGCCTCTGAGTCACCCAG GATCACCAAACACAACTCTTCAGGTACACGTGCTGTGCCTTAGCTTGGGCTACTTCCTCTTCGACCTTTGCTGGTGTGTGTACTTCCAGGCAGAGGGTGCCCTGATGCTGGCCCACCATCTGGTGAGCATCGTGGGCATCACAGCCTCGCTGGCCCTGGGGGAGTCAGCTGCAGAGGTCAATGCTGTCATCTTTGGGAGTGAGATCACCAACCCGCTGCTGCAGGCCCGCTGGTTCCTGAAGGAGATGGGGTGTTACCACAGCTTCACGGGCGACCTGGTGGATTTCTTCTTTGTGGTCCTCTTCACTGGGGTGAGGATTGGAGTGGGGGCCTGGCTGATGTACTGTGAGCTTGCTTCTCCCAAGCCCAGGTGGTACATTAAGCTGGGGGGTGTCATCATGTACGCAGTCTCCTGGGTCTTCATGGTCAGCATCTGTCGCTTCGCCCGGAGGAAGAGCATGAAGAAGTACCATGCTTGGAGGAGTCGAAGGAGTGAGGAGTTATTCTTGAAAACTAATGGACACCTGAAAAGCCACTGA